In Halococcus salifodinae DSM 8989, a single genomic region encodes these proteins:
- a CDS encoding RNA-guided pseudouridylation complex pseudouridine synthase subunit Cbf5 — translation MRGPPDERPPDDRREFGVVNLDKPPGPSAHQVTGWVRDLVGVDRAAHAGTLDPKVTGCLPILLGDATRLAQVFLEGAKEYVAVLELHGPAPDDLEAVLAAFEGPIQQKPPKKSAVARRLRVRTIHALDPLDVEERRVLLRIRCESGTYVRKLCHDLGLALGTGAHMGDLRRAGTTPFDDTDLVSLHDLTDALAFAEGDDIAPLADAVRPAERALTHLPRVTIAPSAAREVAEGAPVYAPGVLSIEDTSATNPDESPLVACYTPDGAAVCLGRLVGEADAERGTVVELERVLI, via the coding sequence ATGCGCGGCCCACCCGACGAGCGCCCGCCCGACGATCGCCGCGAGTTCGGCGTCGTGAACCTCGACAAACCGCCCGGTCCCTCCGCCCACCAGGTCACGGGCTGGGTTCGTGATCTCGTCGGTGTCGACCGGGCCGCCCACGCCGGCACGCTCGACCCGAAAGTCACGGGCTGTCTCCCGATCCTGCTCGGCGACGCCACCCGGCTCGCCCAGGTCTTCCTCGAAGGCGCGAAGGAGTACGTGGCGGTCCTCGAACTCCACGGACCGGCCCCCGACGATCTCGAAGCGGTGCTTGCGGCGTTCGAGGGACCGATCCAGCAGAAACCACCCAAGAAAAGCGCGGTCGCGCGCCGGCTGCGAGTCCGGACGATCCACGCGCTCGACCCGCTCGATGTCGAGGAACGTCGCGTCCTGCTCCGGATCCGGTGTGAGAGCGGAACCTACGTCAGGAAGCTGTGTCACGATCTCGGGCTCGCACTCGGCACTGGCGCGCATATGGGCGACCTCCGGCGCGCAGGGACGACGCCGTTCGACGACACGGACCTCGTGAGCCTCCACGACCTCACGGACGCGCTCGCGTTCGCCGAGGGCGATGATATCGCTCCGCTCGCCGATGCCGTCCGGCCAGCCGAGCGCGCACTCACCCACCTCCCGCGGGTGACGATCGCGCCGAGCGCCGCCCGCGAGGTCGCCGAGGGTGCGCCGGTGTACGCGCCCGGCGTGCTCTCGATCGAGGACACGTCGGCGACGAACCCCGACGAATCACCGCTGGTGGCGTGCTACACGCCCGATGGGGCCGCAGTCTGTCTCGGACGGCTCGTCGGTGAGGCCGACGCGGAACGTGGGACGGTCGTCGAGCTCGAACGCGTCCTGATCTAG
- a CDS encoding KH domain-containing protein encodes MQHVKIPQDRIGVLIGEGGATMREVEERAEVRLDIDSETGAVAVESVGDPVLGLKGPEIVEAIGRGFAPEDALVLLDDEMMMFDLVDVDAATRNKNDLERKKGRLIGENGRTRELMVELTGAEVVIYGTTVGAIGTPQQVEAVRSAVEMLLDGAPHGAVYSFLERKHNELKQAGMEYHQFTG; translated from the coding sequence ATGCAACACGTGAAGATTCCGCAGGACCGCATCGGCGTGTTGATCGGCGAGGGCGGCGCGACGATGCGCGAGGTCGAAGAGCGCGCAGAGGTCCGTCTCGACATCGATTCCGAAACCGGCGCGGTCGCGGTCGAATCGGTCGGCGATCCCGTTCTCGGGCTGAAAGGCCCCGAGATCGTCGAGGCGATCGGGCGTGGGTTCGCGCCCGAGGACGCGCTGGTGCTGCTCGACGACGAGATGATGATGTTCGACCTCGTCGACGTCGACGCCGCGACCCGGAACAAGAACGACCTCGAACGCAAGAAAGGACGCCTGATCGGCGAGAACGGGCGTACCCGCGAGCTGATGGTCGAGCTTACCGGCGCGGAGGTCGTGATCTACGGGACGACCGTCGGCGCGATCGGGACCCCCCAGCAGGTCGAGGCCGTCAGGAGCGCGGTCGAGATGCTGCTCGATGGCGCGCCACACGGGGCGGTGTACTCCTTCCTCGAACGCAAGCACAACGAGCTCAAGCAGGCCGGCATGGAGTACCACCAGTTCACCGGATAG
- a CDS encoding DUF460 domain-containing protein, which produces MSSRISALDAVVFGVDVQSGDIRGDAPSYAVVAFDGENIDRDVVSHRKLRRLIDREEPAIVATDNVYELAADKDALVRLLGSLPDETRLVQVTGDEQPEPLSRVASRHGVPYGKKPMKEAEAAARLAAANVGYEVSAFTDTTEVKVSRGRSTGSGGWSEDRYTRRIHGSVKRRAREVDTELRKAGLDYEMDETEKYGGYANAVFTVEARPSDIPVSARRAGDTRTEIERVRRDGIEFRPLAKRRDHVLVGVDPGTTTAVAIVGLDGTVLDVLSTRTADTAAVIEWIIERGRPVVVAADVEPMPSTVEKIRRSFSAAGWVPERDLAVDEKQHRTREEGYENDHERDTLAAALHAFDGYEDTFERVGRKVPPRIETGEVIARVVAGEESVETVLADLSDDDETDDDDDEHEPRELTPEEQRIKELETRIERLDSHVDDLEATIEAKDEEIAEYERELTDARREERREARERREVNRLERENERLERERDEQREESEELTEKFDRLKELWRLDHSDFADVAEAKQGLVPVKPVAKFTKSALQDADERYGLAVGDVVYLRDASGAGRSTAETLVEREPRVVLKEGGLSEVARELLFEHEIPVAPADEVTIEEIDDLAVAREGAVEAAIEGWKERADAWRKDQNESMVDQVISEHRADRGESD; this is translated from the coding sequence GTGAGCAGTCGCATCAGCGCGCTCGATGCGGTGGTGTTCGGGGTCGACGTCCAGAGCGGGGATATCCGGGGCGACGCACCCTCCTACGCCGTGGTCGCGTTCGACGGTGAAAACATCGACCGCGACGTGGTCTCGCACCGAAAGCTCCGCCGGCTGATCGACCGCGAGGAGCCCGCGATCGTCGCCACCGACAACGTCTACGAGCTCGCCGCCGACAAGGACGCCCTCGTCCGGCTGCTGGGAAGTCTGCCCGACGAGACGCGGCTGGTCCAAGTCACCGGCGACGAGCAGCCCGAACCCCTCTCGCGGGTGGCGAGCCGGCACGGGGTTCCGTACGGAAAGAAGCCGATGAAGGAGGCAGAGGCCGCCGCGCGGCTCGCAGCCGCAAACGTCGGCTACGAGGTGTCGGCGTTCACCGACACCACCGAGGTGAAAGTCTCACGTGGACGTTCGACCGGCAGCGGCGGGTGGTCGGAGGACCGCTACACGCGGCGGATCCACGGGTCGGTCAAGCGCCGGGCGCGCGAGGTCGACACCGAGCTGCGGAAGGCGGGCCTCGACTACGAGATGGACGAGACAGAGAAGTACGGCGGGTACGCCAACGCGGTCTTTACTGTGGAAGCGCGCCCGTCGGACATCCCGGTCTCGGCCAGGCGCGCGGGCGACACCAGAACCGAGATCGAGCGGGTTCGGCGCGACGGCATCGAGTTCCGACCGCTCGCGAAGCGTCGGGATCACGTGCTCGTGGGGGTCGATCCCGGCACCACGACCGCGGTGGCGATCGTCGGGCTCGACGGCACAGTTTTAGACGTTCTCAGCACCAGAACCGCCGACACCGCCGCGGTGATCGAGTGGATCATCGAGCGCGGCCGACCAGTGGTGGTGGCGGCCGATGTCGAACCGATGCCGTCGACAGTGGAGAAAATCCGCCGGAGCTTCTCGGCGGCGGGCTGGGTGCCCGAGCGCGATCTCGCCGTCGACGAGAAGCAACACCGAACCCGCGAGGAGGGGTACGAGAACGACCACGAACGCGACACGCTCGCCGCCGCCCTCCACGCGTTCGACGGGTACGAGGACACGTTCGAGCGTGTTGGCCGGAAGGTGCCCCCGCGGATCGAGACCGGCGAGGTGATCGCGCGCGTGGTCGCGGGCGAAGAGTCCGTCGAGACCGTCCTCGCGGACCTCTCGGACGACGACGAGACCGACGACGACGATGACGAGCACGAACCCCGCGAACTCACGCCCGAGGAGCAGCGGATCAAGGAGCTCGAAACCCGGATCGAGCGCCTCGATTCTCACGTCGACGACCTCGAAGCGACGATCGAGGCAAAGGACGAAGAGATCGCGGAGTACGAGCGCGAACTCACCGACGCCAGACGGGAGGAGCGCCGCGAGGCGCGGGAGCGCCGGGAAGTCAACCGACTCGAACGCGAGAACGAGCGCCTCGAACGCGAGCGCGACGAGCAGCGTGAGGAAAGCGAGGAGCTCACCGAGAAGTTCGACCGGCTGAAGGAGCTCTGGCGGCTGGATCACTCGGACTTCGCGGACGTGGCCGAGGCGAAACAGGGACTCGTCCCGGTCAAGCCGGTCGCGAAGTTCACCAAGAGCGCGCTTCAGGACGCCGACGAACGCTACGGCCTCGCCGTGGGTGACGTGGTGTACCTCCGCGACGCGTCGGGTGCCGGGCGCTCGACGGCCGAAACGCTGGTGGAGCGCGAGCCCCGCGTCGTGCTCAAAGAGGGTGGACTCTCGGAGGTTGCCCGGGAGCTGCTGTTCGAACACGAGATCCCGGTCGCGCCTGCCGACGAGGTGACGATCGAGGAGATCGATGATCTCGCGGTCGCGCGCGAGGGGGCGGTCGAAGCCGCCATCGAGGGGTGGAAGGAGCGTGCGGACGCGTGGCGCAAGGATCAGAACGAGTCGATGGTCGATCAGGTCATCAGTGAGCACCGAGCTGACCGTGGCGAGAGTGACTGA
- the eif1A gene encoding translation initiation factor eIF-1A, producing MSGNQGQGNLRMPDDDEVFAVVTEMLGANRVNVRCMDGTERTARIPGRMQKRVWIREDDVVLVSPWDWQDEKGDIEWRYDKQDADQLREEGHIQG from the coding sequence ATGAGCGGCAACCAGGGACAGGGGAACCTCCGGATGCCGGACGACGACGAGGTGTTCGCCGTCGTAACCGAAATGCTGGGTGCGAACCGGGTGAACGTCCGCTGTATGGACGGAACCGAACGGACGGCTCGGATCCCAGGCCGGATGCAAAAGCGGGTCTGGATCCGCGAGGACGACGTCGTGCTCGTCTCGCCGTGGGACTGGCAGGACGAGAAAGGCGACATCGAGTGGCGCTACGACAAACAGGACGCCGACCAGCTCCGCGAGGAGGGGCACATCCAGGGATGA
- a CDS encoding mechanosensitive ion channel family protein, whose translation MGSILLQQGIPTSPGGIVDQYGPALIEVAAKAALFVVAFVAIYAIGRFVLVRLVKGALGARGFDPKVVGLGGTVARALALFAALSLAATMAGFGTVLAAFATLLGALSLALGFAAQDLLANFAAGIFILKDDPFGIGDWIEWPSGDGTKSGVVQDIGLRVTKLKTFDNELITVPNSELADNAVTNPVADDQLRIPFTFGIGYEDDIEQAKEIIVQEAATVDRLKGEPEPDVILTELADSYVGLTARAHIDDPSRGKYVKALSAWVQAVKERFDAEGIDMPYPYTELTGGIDIENMDDADLARADD comes from the coding sequence ATGGGTTCGATACTACTCCAGCAGGGAATTCCGACGAGTCCAGGGGGAATCGTCGACCAGTACGGCCCGGCATTGATTGAAGTCGCGGCGAAGGCCGCGCTGTTCGTCGTCGCGTTCGTCGCCATCTACGCCATCGGGCGATTCGTGCTCGTCCGTCTCGTGAAGGGTGCGCTCGGCGCACGCGGGTTCGACCCGAAGGTCGTTGGCCTGGGTGGTACCGTCGCCCGCGCGCTCGCGCTGTTCGCCGCGCTCTCGCTCGCCGCGACGATGGCTGGCTTCGGGACCGTGCTCGCGGCGTTTGCGACCCTGCTCGGCGCGCTCTCGCTCGCGCTCGGGTTCGCCGCCCAGGACCTGCTGGCGAACTTCGCCGCCGGGATCTTCATCCTGAAAGACGATCCCTTCGGCATCGGCGACTGGATCGAGTGGCCCTCCGGCGATGGAACCAAATCCGGCGTCGTCCAGGATATCGGGCTGCGGGTCACGAAGCTCAAGACGTTCGACAACGAGCTCATCACGGTTCCCAACTCGGAGCTCGCGGACAACGCCGTCACCAACCCCGTCGCCGACGATCAGCTCCGGATCCCGTTCACCTTCGGGATCGGCTACGAAGACGACATCGAGCAGGCCAAAGAGATCATCGTTCAGGAGGCAGCGACCGTCGACCGGCTCAAAGGTGAGCCCGAACCCGACGTGATCCTGACCGAGCTCGCCGACTCGTACGTCGGCCTCACCGCTCGCGCACACATCGACGATCCCTCCCGCGGGAAGTACGTCAAAGCGCTCTCTGCGTGGGTCCAGGCGGTCAAGGAGCGCTTCGACGCCGAGGGGATCGACATGCCGTACCCCTACACCGAGCTCACCGGCGGGATCGACATCGAGAACATGGACGACGCCGACCTCGCGCGAGCCGACGACTAG
- a CDS encoding GNAT family N-acetyltransferase: protein MSDVSVRAATVADVDEIQEVAPRAWHATYGEFLPAEAIDAILDDWYAAEEIEGSITSERSVYLVADGESVAGYASAAPIDAEDDGQEAQLYAIYVDPDRWNDGIGTALLENVVGRLAERGIERLRVEVLADNAVGVSFYESRGFERTAERERTVGEQTLPECVYYRDV, encoded by the coding sequence ATGAGCGACGTATCGGTTCGAGCCGCCACAGTCGCGGACGTGGACGAGATTCAGGAGGTCGCACCCCGGGCGTGGCACGCGACGTACGGGGAGTTTCTGCCTGCGGAAGCCATCGACGCGATCCTGGACGACTGGTACGCGGCCGAGGAGATCGAGGGCTCGATCACGAGCGAGCGGAGCGTCTACCTCGTGGCCGACGGCGAGTCGGTCGCGGGCTACGCGAGCGCCGCACCGATCGACGCCGAGGACGACGGGCAGGAAGCACAGCTGTACGCCATCTACGTCGACCCTGATCGCTGGAACGACGGCATCGGTACGGCGTTGCTCGAAAACGTCGTCGGTCGGCTCGCGGAGCGTGGTATCGAGCGACTCCGTGTCGAGGTCCTCGCGGACAACGCGGTCGGCGTCTCGTTTTACGAATCACGCGGGTTCGAGCGGACCGCCGAGCGCGAGCGGACGGTTGGCGAGCAGACGCTTCCCGAGTGCGTCTACTATCGCGACGTCTGA
- the cmk gene encoding (d)CMP kinase, producing the protein MFVTLSGPAGGGTSTTAADLAAALGYEHISGGDIFRSVADERGLTPLELNRLAEDDDEIDRALDRRQREIATERDDVVLESRLAGWMAGEHADLRLWLDAPLDVRAERIADREDKPADLAREETEARAQSEARRYREYYDIDIEDRSIYDLAVNTARWDPETVAQLVHEACERYDPATDEGGVVVDADYDR; encoded by the coding sequence ATGTTTGTCACCCTGTCGGGGCCGGCTGGCGGCGGCACGTCCACGACTGCCGCCGATCTCGCCGCGGCACTCGGCTACGAACACATCAGCGGCGGCGACATCTTTCGATCCGTGGCCGACGAGCGCGGGCTGACTCCCTTGGAGCTCAACCGGCTCGCCGAGGACGACGACGAGATCGATCGCGCGCTCGACCGCCGTCAGCGTGAGATCGCCACCGAGCGCGACGACGTGGTGCTCGAATCCCGACTCGCGGGCTGGATGGCGGGCGAGCACGCTGATCTCCGACTCTGGCTCGACGCTCCGCTCGACGTCCGCGCCGAACGGATCGCCGACCGCGAGGACAAGCCGGCCGACCTCGCGCGTGAAGAGACCGAGGCCCGCGCACAGAGCGAGGCGCGGCGGTACCGCGAGTACTACGACATCGACATCGAGGACCGCTCGATCTACGACCTCGCGGTGAACACCGCGCGATGGGATCCCGAGACCGTCGCCCAGCTCGTTCACGAAGCGTGTGAGCGCTACGACCCCGCGACCGACGAGGGCGGGGTCGTCGTCGACGCCGACTACGACCGGTGA
- a CDS encoding carotenoid biosynthesis protein: MPSSRRFATITVVVGLGALAHALLTWPRRATVALFVGGALVAFVAEAVVIDRGWLEHHVGPKLAGVPLYVLFGWTGAVYIAFRTTLLVTNGWTAVVAAGVLATIYDGLTDHRGVADGHWTYTDDLPGPRHRGVPWWNFAGWFVISVITAGLTVPFL, translated from the coding sequence GTGCCCAGCAGTCGTCGGTTCGCGACGATCACCGTTGTGGTCGGTCTCGGTGCGCTCGCTCACGCACTCCTCACTTGGCCACGGCGCGCGACGGTCGCCCTGTTCGTCGGGGGTGCGCTCGTGGCGTTCGTCGCCGAGGCAGTCGTCATCGACCGCGGCTGGCTCGAACACCACGTCGGTCCGAAACTCGCCGGTGTGCCGCTCTACGTCCTTTTCGGGTGGACGGGTGCGGTCTACATCGCGTTCCGAACGACGCTGCTCGTGACCAACGGCTGGACGGCGGTCGTGGCTGCCGGCGTGCTCGCCACGATATACGACGGCCTCACCGACCACCGCGGGGTCGCGGACGGTCACTGGACGTACACCGACGATCTCCCGGGCCCTCGTCACCGGGGTGTGCCGTGGTGGAACTTCGCCGGTTGGTTCGTCATTAGCGTCATTACAGCCGGACTCACCGTGCCGTTCCTGTGA
- a CDS encoding TetR/AcrR family transcriptional regulator, translating into MAESDAPDRPTPPPETYEAIMQATYRAFCKHGYADLTTREIAEEFAKSRSLLHYHYDTKQELIVALLEYLLESHPAKAATDEIADPDERLELFIDRGLFGPENAPFDFWDFHTALLELRLHAHRNDAYREQLDRTIGLITDLLAATIREGIETGCFRDVDPEETAQFLYDAIDAARIRKITLGHDDAPRRTRRAIETFVLPTLRAADDDR; encoded by the coding sequence ATGGCCGAATCGGATGCCCCCGACCGCCCCACACCCCCGCCCGAGACTTACGAGGCCATCATGCAGGCGACGTATCGTGCGTTCTGCAAACACGGGTACGCCGATCTGACGACCCGCGAGATCGCCGAGGAGTTCGCAAAGAGCCGATCACTCCTCCATTATCACTACGACACCAAACAGGAACTCATCGTCGCGCTACTGGAGTACCTGCTCGAATCCCACCCGGCGAAGGCGGCGACCGACGAGATCGCAGATCCGGACGAACGCCTCGAACTGTTCATCGACCGCGGGCTGTTCGGTCCCGAGAACGCTCCCTTCGACTTCTGGGACTTCCACACCGCGCTGCTCGAACTCCGGTTGCATGCCCACCGCAACGACGCCTACCGTGAGCAGCTCGACCGCACCATCGGCCTCATCACCGACCTCCTCGCCGCAACGATCCGGGAAGGCATCGAGACAGGTTGTTTCCGTGATGTCGACCCAGAAGAGACGGCACAGTTCCTCTACGACGCCATCGACGCCGCCCGCATCCGGAAGATCACGCTCGGTCACGACGACGCGCCGCGCCGGACCAGACGGGCGATCGAGACGTTCGTCCTCCCGACGCTGCGGGCGGCCGACGACGATCGGTGA
- a CDS encoding DUF7470 family protein, whose protein sequence is MLNRLGLAGIVGVLCCLAGLGIVAYAAPIVAAGIALVLVGLLLVARGLLSGMLAAFGMDGMF, encoded by the coding sequence ATGCTAAACCGACTCGGTCTCGCCGGTATCGTCGGCGTGCTCTGCTGTCTCGCCGGTCTCGGGATCGTCGCCTACGCCGCACCGATCGTTGCGGCCGGGATCGCGCTCGTGCTCGTCGGACTCCTCCTCGTGGCGCGCGGCCTGCTCTCGGGGATGCTCGCCGCGTTCGGGATGGACGGGATGTTCTGA
- a CDS encoding DUF106 domain-containing protein, translating into MARTADKVRSLIAEDSAFEDALSVVLSRAGHASPDDEATPDGGTQPHTVTWGDVSDELTSGQWGRLIEAGILTDADGSGFAVNDPDGVREALSDDAVETSDDDDEESSWTTYDKLAGLGALALFPAYWFAPIRNAVGGAVDLFLGPLDAVLPFYAVVIVLSVLTGLYSTLLQANLMNTEKMSAVQEKMSNIQERRKEAKERGDDAALERIQEEQMDAMSDQLGMFKEQFRPMVWIMLLTIPAFVWMYWMIGFRGGAGHIAPAESSLILPIFGELEWAGSAGKIAGIAPVWLVWYFLCSTAFRMIIQKSLNIRTTPGS; encoded by the coding sequence ATGGCGCGGACAGCCGACAAAGTGCGCTCGCTGATCGCCGAGGACAGCGCGTTCGAGGACGCGCTCTCGGTAGTGCTCTCGCGGGCCGGCCACGCATCCCCCGACGACGAGGCCACTCCCGACGGCGGCACGCAGCCACACACCGTGACGTGGGGCGACGTCAGCGATGAACTCACGAGCGGACAGTGGGGCCGGCTGATCGAGGCCGGCATCCTGACCGACGCCGACGGTAGCGGGTTCGCGGTGAACGATCCCGACGGGGTGCGCGAGGCACTCAGCGACGACGCGGTCGAGACGAGCGATGACGACGACGAGGAGTCGAGCTGGACCACCTACGACAAGCTCGCGGGTCTCGGTGCGCTCGCGCTCTTTCCCGCCTACTGGTTCGCCCCGATCCGGAACGCGGTCGGCGGCGCGGTCGACCTCTTCCTCGGGCCGCTCGACGCCGTTCTCCCGTTTTACGCCGTCGTGATCGTGCTCTCGGTGCTCACGGGGCTGTACTCGACGCTGTTGCAGGCGAACCTGATGAACACCGAGAAGATGAGCGCCGTCCAGGAGAAGATGAGCAACATCCAGGAGCGCCGAAAGGAGGCGAAAGAGCGGGGCGACGACGCCGCCCTCGAACGCATCCAGGAGGAGCAGATGGACGCGATGAGCGACCAGCTCGGGATGTTCAAAGAGCAGTTCCGACCGATGGTGTGGATCATGCTGCTCACCATCCCGGCGTTCGTCTGGATGTACTGGATGATCGGTTTCCGGGGCGGGGCGGGACACATCGCTCCTGCCGAGTCGTCGCTCATCCTCCCGATCTTCGGCGAGCTGGAGTGGGCAGGATCGGCGGGAAAGATCGCCGGTATCGCGCCGGTCTGGCTGGTCTGGTACTTCCTCTGCTCGACGGCGTTCCGGATGATCATCCAGAAGTCTCTCAACATCCGGACCACACCCGGCTCGTAG
- a CDS encoding tryptophan--tRNA ligase, translating to MDDTNANTTDRTARRTDDTERDDTDEGGTDESDADDPENSVTPDAVAGEVDYGKLLDRFGADALTDGQVGRFPQPSHPLLRRGVYYAGRDVDRLLDAIDGDERCSIVTGVGPSGPMHIGHAVTFYFAKWLQAATDATVYVPLSDDEKYLSREQSLAETRAYARENLRDLVAVGFDPERTRFVIDTADADVIYPLATALAERITPAARDAVYGEPANVGMGFYPAVQATHLLLPQFVDGPHATTVPIAVDQDPHVRLARDVAAKERFPVEKPGALLSKFLPGLEGPGKMSSSDDAPTIHLTDDRETVHEKLGRAYSGGRTDREAHREHGGDPGVDVAFQLLRAFFEPDDGELDRLAREYRAGELLSGELKAHAADRIADFLDAHQARRPSDAELDDALAPYRLTGAERERALAAVGLGNGVATVESGNG from the coding sequence ATGGACGACACGAACGCGAACACGACGGATCGAACAGCGCGACGAACCGACGACACTGAAAGGGACGACACCGACGAAGGCGGTACCGACGAAAGCGACGCCGACGATCCCGAGAACAGTGTGACGCCGGATGCGGTCGCCGGCGAGGTCGACTACGGCAAACTCCTCGATCGGTTCGGCGCTGACGCGCTGACCGACGGCCAAGTAGGACGGTTCCCACAACCGTCACACCCGCTGCTTCGACGGGGAGTCTACTACGCCGGCCGCGACGTCGACCGCCTTCTCGACGCGATCGATGGCGACGAGCGGTGCTCGATCGTCACCGGCGTCGGCCCATCTGGACCGATGCATATCGGTCACGCGGTCACGTTCTACTTCGCGAAGTGGCTCCAGGCCGCGACCGACGCGACCGTCTACGTTCCGCTCTCGGACGATGAGAAGTATCTGAGTCGGGAGCAGAGCCTCGCGGAAACCCGGGCGTACGCCCGGGAGAACCTGCGTGACCTCGTGGCAGTGGGATTCGATCCCGAACGGACGCGGTTCGTGATCGACACCGCCGACGCGGACGTGATCTATCCGCTCGCGACCGCGCTCGCCGAACGAATTACACCTGCGGCCCGCGACGCGGTGTACGGCGAGCCCGCGAACGTCGGGATGGGGTTCTACCCGGCGGTGCAGGCGACCCATCTCCTGCTGCCGCAGTTCGTCGACGGCCCGCACGCTACCACCGTACCGATCGCGGTCGATCAAGATCCTCACGTCCGGCTCGCGCGCGATGTCGCCGCGAAGGAACGTTTCCCGGTCGAGAAGCCTGGCGCGCTGCTCTCGAAGTTCCTCCCCGGACTGGAGGGGCCGGGAAAGATGAGTTCCTCGGACGATGCACCCACGATCCACCTCACCGACGACCGCGAGACGGTCCACGAGAAGCTCGGACGGGCGTACTCCGGCGGACGAACGGACAGGGAAGCCCACCGCGAGCACGGCGGCGACCCCGGCGTGGACGTGGCGTTCCAGCTCCTCCGCGCCTTCTTCGAGCCCGACGACGGCGAACTCGATCGGCTCGCGCGCGAGTATCGGGCCGGCGAGCTGCTGAGCGGTGAGCTCAAGGCCCACGCCGCCGACCGGATCGCGGACTTCCTCGACGCCCATCAGGCCAGGCGACCGAGCGACGCCGAACTCGACGACGCGCTCGCGCCCTACCGGCTGACCGGTGCGGAGCGCGAGCGCGCGCTCGCCGCGGTCGGGCTCGGAAACGGCGTGGCGACGGTCGAATCCGGGAACGGCTGA
- the rio1 gene encoding serine/threonine-protein kinase Rio1 has protein sequence MSDDDFVDTEATEEPGDEWEDLDVSDTEADRVARQQDREFARFRERIKDADQFKVEGGVFDEATLGALYKLVQDGHIDAFGGPISTGKEAHVFLADADKADVAVKIYRINASDFRQMRRYLEGDPRFRNIGSKKKKVVLAWTKKEFANLRRAAAAGVKVPEPIAVQRNVLVMEFVGHDGERAKRLGEVHIENPQTTYEVVREYTRRLYDAGLVHGDLSEYNIVVHDSQLWIIDLGQAVTIHHPNSREFLERDCRNVANFFARQGVDVTGDELLAHVTSEAEPRED, from the coding sequence GTGAGCGACGACGACTTCGTGGATACCGAGGCCACCGAGGAGCCGGGCGACGAGTGGGAAGATCTCGACGTTTCGGATACCGAAGCGGATCGCGTCGCCCGCCAGCAGGACCGGGAGTTCGCGCGGTTTCGCGAACGCATCAAGGACGCCGACCAGTTCAAGGTCGAGGGTGGCGTCTTCGACGAGGCGACCCTCGGCGCGCTCTACAAACTGGTCCAGGACGGCCACATCGACGCGTTCGGCGGGCCGATCTCGACGGGGAAGGAGGCTCACGTCTTCCTCGCGGACGCGGACAAGGCCGACGTAGCAGTCAAAATCTATCGGATCAACGCAAGCGACTTCCGGCAGATGCGCCGGTATCTGGAAGGTGATCCACGCTTTCGGAACATCGGCTCGAAAAAGAAGAAGGTGGTGCTCGCGTGGACGAAAAAGGAGTTCGCGAACCTCCGGCGAGCGGCCGCGGCGGGCGTCAAGGTGCCCGAACCGATCGCGGTCCAGCGCAACGTGCTCGTGATGGAGTTCGTGGGCCACGACGGCGAGCGCGCGAAACGCCTCGGTGAGGTCCACATCGAGAACCCCCAGACGACGTACGAGGTCGTTCGGGAGTACACCCGCCGGCTGTACGACGCCGGGCTGGTCCACGGCGACCTCTCGGAGTACAACATCGTGGTCCACGACTCGCAGTTGTGGATCATCGACCTCGGCCAGGCGGTCACGATCCACCATCCGAATAGCCGCGAGTTCCTCGAACGCGACTGCCGGAACGTGGCGAACTTCTTCGCACGCCAGGGCGTCGACGTGACCGGTGACGAACTCCTGGCACACGTGACGAGCGAAGCCGAACCGCGCGAAGACTAA